The genomic stretch TCGTCCTCGGCCACGAAGTTCGCCACTCCGGACTTCGACGCGTGCGTCATCGCTCCGCCGAGTTGCTCGATGGTCACGTCCTCGCCCGTCACGGCCTTCACGACATCGGGGCCGGGGATGCCCAGGTTGGAGGTGCGCTTGACCATGTAGACGAAGTCGGTCATGGCGGGGGAGTAGACGGCGCCGCCGGCGCAGGGACCCGCGATCACCGAGATCTGCGGGATGACCCCGGACGACCTGACGTTGCGGTCGAAGATGTAGGCGTAGCCGGCCAGCGACACGACGCCTTCCTGGATCCGGGCGCCGCCGGAGTCGTTGATTCCGATGACGGGGGCCCCGGTCGCCGCTGCGAGGTCCATGACCTTGCAGATCTT from Actinomycetota bacterium encodes the following:
- a CDS encoding carboxyl transferase domain-containing protein, yielding MPDNAPAPPTPRTHTMAERIEELRARKAKALEGQGAEAVQRQHDRGRLTARERIDLLLDPGTFRETDLLARHRAHGFGLEKRRADGDGVVTGWGCVDGRQVFVFSQDFTFIGGTLGEVFAEKICKVMDLAAATGAPVIGINDSGGARIQEGVVSLAGYAYIFDRNVRSSGVIPQISVIAGPCAGGAVYSPAMTDFVYMVKRTSNLGIPGPDVVKAVTGEDVTIEQLGGAMTHASKSGVANFVAED